From Actinoplanes oblitus, a single genomic window includes:
- a CDS encoding dihydrofolate reductase family protein, whose protein sequence is MGTVILHSAMSVDGFLADEKDGVGPLHDWYRNGDTPIVTGDSGWDSRFRVSRASAAYVRPMWASIGATVIGRRLFDLTNGWEGRPPAGDHVVVVSHRPKPEGWHPEASYHFVAGVPAAIAKAQELAGERTVAVNAGDVGGQVLAAGLADEVAIDVVPVVFGSGRRFFGAVDAQHLLEDPHVVIQGDRVLHLGYRVRR, encoded by the coding sequence GTGGGCACCGTGATCCTGCACAGCGCGATGTCGGTGGACGGTTTCCTGGCCGACGAGAAGGACGGCGTCGGGCCGCTGCACGACTGGTACCGCAACGGGGACACCCCGATCGTGACCGGCGATTCCGGGTGGGACAGCCGCTTCCGGGTCTCCCGCGCGTCGGCGGCGTACGTCCGGCCGATGTGGGCGTCGATCGGCGCGACGGTGATCGGGCGTCGCCTGTTCGACCTGACGAACGGCTGGGAGGGCAGGCCGCCGGCCGGCGATCACGTGGTCGTGGTGTCCCACCGGCCCAAGCCCGAGGGCTGGCACCCGGAGGCGTCGTACCACTTCGTCGCCGGCGTGCCGGCGGCCATCGCCAAGGCCCAGGAGCTGGCCGGCGAGCGGACCGTGGCGGTGAACGCCGGCGACGTGGGCGGCCAGGTCCTGGCCGCCGGCCTCGCCGACGAGGTGGCGATCGACGTGGTGCCGGTGGTGTTCGGGTCGGGCAGGCGCTTCTTCGGCGCGGTCGACGCCCAGCACCTGCTGGAGGATCCGCACGTGGTGATCCAGGGCGACCGGGTGCTGCACCTGGGCTACCGGGTGCGCCGCTGA
- a CDS encoding GNAT family N-acetyltransferase, with product MLLKNLDAPVLEGRLVRLEPLDRRHAADLAVAAEEDRSSYRYTWVPAAAEVGDYLDAQLARAAEGVLKPYAQVLTSTGRAVGATGLWDPRPWPDRAELCAVEIGFTWLGASAQRAGINTEAKFLLLRHAFEQWNAVRVDLKTDARNARSRAAIERIGATFEGVLRCWSKSWAPGEEGRLRDSAMYSIIASEWPHCRARLQARLAGRAAVR from the coding sequence GTGCTGCTCAAGAACCTCGACGCCCCGGTCCTGGAGGGCCGCCTGGTCCGCCTCGAACCCCTGGACCGGCGGCACGCCGCGGACCTGGCGGTGGCGGCCGAGGAGGACCGTTCGTCGTACCGGTACACCTGGGTGCCGGCCGCGGCGGAGGTCGGCGACTACCTCGACGCCCAACTGGCGCGGGCCGCGGAGGGCGTGCTCAAGCCGTACGCTCAGGTGCTGACATCGACCGGCCGTGCCGTCGGAGCGACCGGTCTGTGGGATCCCCGCCCCTGGCCGGACCGGGCGGAACTCTGCGCCGTCGAGATCGGCTTCACCTGGCTGGGCGCTTCGGCGCAGCGTGCCGGGATCAACACGGAGGCGAAGTTCCTGCTGCTCCGGCATGCTTTCGAGCAGTGGAACGCGGTCCGGGTGGACCTCAAGACCGACGCCCGCAACGCCCGTTCGCGGGCCGCCATCGAACGGATCGGCGCCACCTTCGAGGGGGTGCTCCGGTGCTGGTCGAAATCGTGGGCGCCGGGGGAGGAGGGCCGCCTGCGCGACTCCGCGATGTACTCGATCATCGCCTCGGAGTGGCCGCACTGCCGGGCGCGCCTGCAGGCCCGGCTGGCGGGCCGCGCGGCGGTCCGATGA
- a CDS encoding SRPBCC family protein yields the protein MHEARIEADKDLPIIRITRDFTATPEQLFRAHTDPELFAQWCGPDSTTTRVERWDAVSGGAWRYVAVRGDEEYGFRGCFHEVRPDRIVQTFTFEGDPDGVALQTMTFEDLGDGRTRLHAQSLVDSFESRDAWLRSGMETGVNEGYAKLDALAAKGAL from the coding sequence ATGCACGAGGCACGGATCGAAGCCGACAAGGACCTGCCGATCATCCGGATCACCCGGGACTTCACGGCGACGCCGGAGCAGCTGTTCCGCGCGCACACCGACCCGGAGTTGTTCGCCCAGTGGTGCGGACCGGACTCGACGACCACCCGCGTCGAGCGCTGGGACGCCGTCTCCGGCGGCGCCTGGCGTTACGTGGCGGTGCGCGGCGACGAGGAGTACGGGTTCCGCGGCTGCTTCCACGAGGTGCGCCCGGACCGGATCGTCCAGACGTTCACCTTCGAGGGCGACCCGGACGGTGTCGCCCTGCAGACGATGACCTTCGAGGACCTGGGCGACGGCCGCACCCGGCTGCACGCGCAGTCCCTGGTGGACAGCTTCGAGAGCCGCGACGCCTGGCTCCGGAGCGGCATGGAGACCGGCGTGAACGAGGGATACGCCAAACTCGACGCCCTGGCCGCCAAGGGCGCCCTCTGA
- a CDS encoding ArsR/SmtB family transcription factor — MPADELSRVFAALADPTRRDMVARLATGDATVNQLAEPYRMSLQAVYKHLKVLEEAGLVSRPAGPQPRSVRLERDVFDEVGGWIEQYRRRAEARYQRLDAVLRTMNEQEG; from the coding sequence ATGCCGGCGGACGAGCTGTCGCGGGTGTTCGCCGCGCTGGCCGACCCGACGCGCCGCGACATGGTGGCGCGCCTGGCCACCGGCGACGCGACTGTCAACCAGCTCGCCGAGCCGTACCGGATGTCGCTGCAGGCGGTCTACAAGCACCTCAAGGTGCTGGAGGAGGCCGGCCTGGTCAGCCGCCCGGCCGGGCCGCAACCGCGGTCGGTGCGACTGGAGCGGGACGTCTTCGACGAGGTCGGTGGCTGGATCGAGCAGTACCGGCGCCGGGCCGAGGCGCGCTACCAGCGCCTGGACGCGGTGTTGCGGACCATGAACGAGCAGGAGGGATGA